The genome window CGCGGTGTGTCATATGGACTTTGGCCAACATCTCCAAAGCCAGTTCGCGGGCCTCGGCAGCTGGCAGATCGCGCACCTTGCGCGCCGCGATCGCCACGTTTTCCGTCACCGATAGATGCGGCCAGAGATTGAAGAGCTGGAAGACCATGCCCATCTCGGCGCGCTGCGGTGCAAGTTGCCGGTCGCTCATAACCTGGCCGTTGCGCACGCCGATCCGCTCGCCATCGAGGCGGATCTCGCCGGCACTGGGCTTTTCCAGAAAATTCATGCAGCGCAGACAGGTGGATTTCCCGGAGCCGGACGGACCGATCAGGGCAATCTTCTCACCCGGCGCGACATCGAAATCGATGCCTTTGAGAACTTCGATAGGACCATAGCTCTTGCGCAGGCCTGCAACGCTGAGAAGCGCGTTCATCGCCGTTTCCTTATGTGATCATATCTACAGCGCCGCGCGTCTTTTCAGACGCGCCAAGGACGCTGTAGCACTTTGAATTGCTGCATAATTTTCTCCTGAAATCGATTCCGATTGAAGGAATTATGCAGTAGGCGAAGAGGGTGGACGAAAGCCGCCGATTGCAGCTTCCGTCCACACCGCCGTTCAGCCGCCAGCTGCGCAGGACGGCAGCTTGTAATCTGCGGGGCGATCGACGCCGGCGCGGAAGTTTTGACCCACGGGCTTGAACCAGACATCCGACGACAATCCGTAGCGGGCGCCGATTTCCTTCATCTCGCAGGTCTTCCACATGTCGGCGATGATGGCGTCCATCTTCTGGCGCAGATCGTCGTTCTTCTGGTTGAGGCCATAGACGACCTGGCCGAGACCGGTCAGCAGCGGGAAATCCGGACTGTTATCGGTGAAGGCAAGGAAGTGCATATTCCAATCAGGG of Rhizobium sp. BT04 contains these proteins:
- a CDS encoding amino acid ABC transporter ATP-binding protein, with translation MNALLSVAGLRKSYGPIEVLKGIDFDVAPGEKIALIGPSGSGKSTCLRCMNFLEKPSAGEIRLDGERIGVRNGQVMSDRQLAPQRAEMGMVFQLFNLWPHLSVTENVAIAARKVRDLPAAEARELALEMLAKVHMTHRADASPLELSGGQQQRVAIARALAQKPKLMLFDEPTSALDPELVQEVLKVMEELAAEGRTMLIVTHEIAFARDIADRVLFLDGGTIVETGPARQVITAPREARTKAFLNKIRH